From a single Desulfomicrobium apsheronum genomic region:
- a CDS encoding amino acid ABC transporter permease, protein MNEEFVFLLERLVPALNKGVLVSVQLIVPSALLGIFFGVIVGACRAFGGGILQAVANGYAALFRGTPLVIQLFILYFGLPGVGIYFQPYTAAVIGFTLCSAAYHSEYIRGGLLSIKRGQELAAQALGFSTFTTLVWIIIPQAFRRALPGCGNEIVYLIKYSSLAYVITCFELTGQAKIVASESFRFSEVFMVVGVYYLVLVSVASYGLRRLEKRLEIPGFGH, encoded by the coding sequence ATGAACGAGGAGTTCGTCTTTCTGCTGGAACGGCTGGTGCCCGCTCTGAACAAGGGCGTGCTCGTGAGCGTGCAGCTGATCGTGCCCTCGGCCCTGCTGGGCATCTTTTTCGGAGTGATCGTCGGAGCGTGCCGGGCATTTGGCGGCGGAATTCTGCAGGCCGTGGCCAATGGCTACGCCGCGCTGTTCCGGGGCACGCCCCTGGTGATCCAGCTCTTCATCCTGTATTTCGGCCTGCCGGGTGTGGGCATATATTTCCAGCCGTACACGGCGGCCGTGATCGGGTTCACCCTGTGCAGCGCGGCCTATCATTCCGAATACATCCGTGGCGGCCTGCTCTCCATCAAGCGAGGTCAGGAGCTTGCGGCCCAGGCGCTTGGTTTTTCAACGTTCACGACCCTGGTCTGGATCATCATTCCCCAGGCCTTTCGCCGGGCGCTGCCCGGCTGCGGGAACGAGATCGTGTACCTGATCAAGTATTCGTCCCTGGCCTACGTCATCACCTGCTTCGAACTGACCGGGCAGGCCAAGATCGTGGCCAGCGAGAGTTTTCGCTTCAGCGAGGTGTTCATGGTCGTGGGCGTCTACTACCTTGTACTGGTCAGCGTGGCATCCTACGGCCTGCGTAGACTGGAAAAGAGACTGGAAATTCCGGGCTTCGGCCATTAG
- a CDS encoding amino acid ABC transporter ATP-binding protein: MANKKTRNLLMRVQGISKVLGGREILKSVSLNLYEGEMKVLIGPSGGGKSTLLQCMNYLIVPDRGEIELDGRRVDPRKARELCEFRQQVGMIFQDFNLFDHLTASDNVSIALRKVKGMSRARARARAMAELERVGLGDKGHLYPAELSGGQKQRVSIARALAMDPKVMLLDEPTSALDPELVSEVLTVIRGLAQNGMTMVMATHQMGFTRSLADEVLFMQEGRIIEQGSPKELLADGSGTRTLDFCSQILDVEGAGS, translated from the coding sequence ATGGCGAATAAGAAAACACGAAACCTGCTCATGCGGGTGCAGGGCATATCCAAGGTCCTGGGCGGGCGCGAGATACTCAAATCCGTGAGCCTGAACCTCTACGAAGGTGAAATGAAGGTGCTCATCGGTCCCTCCGGGGGAGGCAAGAGCACGCTCCTGCAATGCATGAATTATCTCATCGTGCCCGACCGGGGGGAAATCGAGTTGGACGGCAGGCGCGTTGATCCGCGCAAGGCCCGTGAACTGTGCGAATTTCGTCAGCAGGTGGGCATGATTTTTCAGGATTTCAATCTCTTCGATCACCTGACCGCGTCGGACAATGTCAGCATAGCCCTGCGCAAGGTCAAGGGCATGAGCCGTGCACGGGCCAGGGCCCGCGCCATGGCGGAGCTGGAGCGCGTCGGCCTTGGCGACAAGGGGCATCTCTATCCGGCGGAGCTGTCCGGCGGCCAGAAGCAGCGTGTTTCCATCGCCCGCGCGCTGGCCATGGATCCCAAGGTCATGTTGCTGGACGAGCCCACTTCGGCCCTCGATCCGGAACTGGTCAGCGAGGTGCTGACCGTCATCCGCGGGCTGGCCCAGAATGGGATGACCATGGTCATGGCTACGCATCAGATGGGTTTCACCCGCTCCCTGGCCGACGAAGTGCTTTTCATGCAGGAAGGCCGGATCATCGAGCAGGGCAGCCCCAAGGAACTTCTGGCCGATGGCTCGGGCACCCGCACCCTTGATTTCTGTTCCCAGATTCTTGATGTGGAGGGCGCCGGCTCATGA
- a CDS encoding amino acid ABC transporter permease, which yields MNETVTVLLDAMPYVLQGAAVTVIAVVGAMFLGLFIGVPLAVGQVYGPWAVRALCGLYVWFFRGVPILVLLFLFYFGLFNLVGLNLNAVAAATIVLGMTSGAYQSQIFRGSILSLAKGQLKAARALGMSDGLAIRSIILPQALRLSIPGWSNEYSIILKDSALAFVLGASEIMARTHFVASRTYQHLPMYVSAAVLYFLLTWAGVIALRALEKRVRIKGYVH from the coding sequence ATGAACGAAACCGTCACCGTCCTCCTGGACGCCATGCCCTATGTGTTGCAGGGCGCGGCCGTCACTGTGATCGCAGTGGTCGGCGCAATGTTTTTGGGTCTTTTCATCGGCGTGCCCCTGGCTGTCGGGCAGGTTTACGGCCCGTGGGCGGTGCGGGCGTTGTGCGGCCTTTACGTTTGGTTTTTTCGCGGAGTGCCGATTCTGGTGCTGCTTTTTCTTTTCTATTTCGGACTCTTCAACCTCGTGGGTCTCAACCTGAACGCGGTTGCCGCAGCCACCATCGTGCTCGGCATGACCAGCGGAGCCTATCAGTCCCAAATTTTTCGCGGCTCCATCCTGTCCCTGGCCAAGGGCCAGCTCAAGGCGGCCCGCGCACTCGGCATGTCCGACGGCCTGGCCATCCGCTCCATCATCCTGCCCCAGGCCCTGCGCCTGTCCATCCCCGGCTGGTCCAACGAGTACTCCATCATATTGAAGGACTCGGCCCTGGCTTTTGTGCTCGGGGCGAGCGAGATCATGGCGCGGACGCACTTCGTGGCTTCGCGGACCTACCAGCACCTGCCCATGTACGTCAGCGCGGCAGTGCTTTATTTTTTATTGACCTGGGCCGGGGTCATAGCACTGCGCGCCCTTGAAAAACGTGTCAGAATAAAGGGTTATGTGCATTAA
- a CDS encoding ABC transporter substrate-binding protein, translated as MLKRAAFVIACLVCMVAGPALAEEKVLLNGIDANYPPFAYVDQSGKPSGFDVDAVDWVAAKMGFKVKHVPVDWDGIIPNLLAKKIDFICSGMTITAERAEKVNFTAPYWEVKNVFVTKKDSALKAEEIYGQEVTIGMQAGTSEQKWMADEKEKQGWKFTIKLYDSAPMAIEDLVNGRIDAAAMNYPPARDAEHKRPVQIIGIFGEVEPFGAAVRKEDKELLDTLNKGFEMLKADPYWEELIAKHLNK; from the coding sequence ATGCTGAAACGCGCTGCTTTTGTGATCGCCTGTCTTGTGTGCATGGTCGCCGGTCCGGCCCTGGCCGAGGAAAAAGTCCTGTTGAACGGCATCGACGCCAACTATCCGCCGTTCGCCTACGTGGATCAGAGCGGCAAGCCCAGCGGCTTCGACGTCGACGCCGTGGACTGGGTCGCAGCCAAGATGGGCTTCAAGGTCAAGCACGTGCCCGTTGACTGGGATGGCATCATCCCCAACCTGCTGGCCAAGAAGATCGACTTCATCTGCTCCGGCATGACCATCACCGCCGAGCGTGCCGAGAAGGTCAATTTTACCGCGCCCTACTGGGAAGTGAAGAACGTGTTCGTGACCAAGAAGGATTCCGCGCTCAAGGCCGAGGAAATCTACGGCCAGGAAGTAACCATCGGCATGCAGGCCGGCACCTCTGAGCAAAAGTGGATGGCCGACGAGAAAGAGAAGCAGGGATGGAAGTTCACCATCAAACTGTATGATTCCGCACCTATGGCCATCGAAGACTTGGTCAATGGCCGCATCGATGCCGCCGCCATGAACTATCCCCCGGCCCGTGACGCTGAACATAAGAGGCCCGTGCAGATCATCGGCATCTTCGGCGAAGTCGAGCCCTTTGGCGCGGCCGTGCGCAAGGAAGACAAGGAGCTGCTCGACACTCTGAACAAGGGCTTCGAGATGCTCAAGGCCGACCCCTACTGGGAAGAGCTCATCGCCAAGCACCTGAACAAGTAG